From Cytophagia bacterium CHB2, the proteins below share one genomic window:
- a CDS encoding FAD-dependent oxidoreductase, giving the protein MENHMNKIIVIGSGFGGLAAAIRLQARGFDVTLLEKNARVGGHAYQLKKNGYTFDMGPSLITAPDIIRRVFQAAGKHMENYLDLIKLAPFYRIYYHDGTHL; this is encoded by the coding sequence ATGGAAAATCATATGAATAAGATAATCGTCATCGGTTCTGGGTTTGGCGGTTTAGCAGCGGCCATACGGTTGCAAGCTCGCGGTTTTGACGTAACCCTTCTTGAGAAAAATGCGAGGGTAGGCGGGCATGCGTATCAATTGAAGAAAAACGGCTATACGTTTGATATGGGGCCGTCGCTGATTACCGCGCCCGATATCATTCGACGCGTGTTTCAAGCCGCGGGCAAGCACATGGAAAATTATTTGGATCTCATCAAGCTTGCGCCGTTTTACCGGATTTATTATCACGACGGCACGCATCT